A stretch of Brachyhypopomus gauderio isolate BG-103 chromosome 3, BGAUD_0.2, whole genome shotgun sequence DNA encodes these proteins:
- the LOC143509850 gene encoding uncharacterized protein LOC143509850 yields the protein MNRFIPGTLASDTFFQAYLVDGLARWNEDRRLAAAGKDQPHSYSGLLKYAANQLSQEVLGRTLVDYTGPRKYTGELIGVEYLYEQTGSALEDYKLVILALETEDVTVAEDEGFEEAQDFEDLTVPAFETEPPAVPSASDASSGVAFAPPVSISAPPVSISAPPVSISAPPVSISAPPVSISAPPVSISAPPVSISAPLVSPPAPSNSNPTSALVASPSQDDSVGPDNIEGYRAVQNLADYLVTLKDHSFALSLEESSHIITLWQALSDYDKQRMVYAPRHQATLNKGRFRVTKKIVAPGVESTRRCFVGANSPAQWPDCNRVVEAIFVRLCITFPNPKNIGGVRFGRWTLICRAYKHIRECVLSNAHVMQGTTIQLPEVNATTLSEWYCRRTRSQESDVLHQGIMPPEAPVSGPTTQRSTPQKDSLASHPSTDSPHVFVLPPDTAGTAKLKRRLTFTSGPASSAPPQQNLPAPPQCVSYSMPTDPGFCLVYVVPGPGPDSHSQVVAQGVTHIMPATASHIMPATASHIMPATASHSQGVAHIMPATASHSQGVAHIMPATAGSSQGALAVTQMSDVPYTTQQYRKRKLKNEMAGIKTRKYVRHTSAIICRRCQKERKPPTHQQYFGNWYCEETDTMSLEDWKAMLVARGYGKKKAPK from the exons ATGAACAGGTTCATTCCTG GGACCTTGGCAAGTGATACTTTTTTCCAGGCTTACCTGGTGGATGGCCTTGCCAGGTGGAATGAAGACCGGAGACTGGCAGCTGCAGGAAAAGACCAGCCCCATTCCTACAGTGGCCTGCTTAAATATGCTGCCAACCAGCTGTCTCAGGAGGTACTGGGGAGAACACTGGTGGACTACACAGGGCCACGAAAGTATACAG gAGAGCTCATAGGTGTGGAGTACTTATACGAGCAGACCGGCAGTGCCCTGGAAGACTATAAATTAGTCATCTTGGCTCTTGAGACTGAGGATGTGACCGTGGCAGAAGATGAAGGTTTTGAAGAGGCACAGGATTTTGAGGACTTAACTGTCCCAGCatttgaaacagaaccacctgcTGTGCCATCTGCTTCTGATGCCTCCAGTGGTGTTGCATTTGCtcctccggtctccatctctgctcctccggtctccatctctgctcctccggtctccatctctgctcctccggtctccatctctgctcctccggtctccatctctgctcctccggtctccatctctgctcctccggtctccatctctgctcccctggtctctccacctgctccttcaAACAGCAACCCGACTTCTGCTCTTGTGGCTTCCCCTAGCCAAGAT GACTCAGTGGGACCTGATAACATTGAGGGCTATAGAGCTGTGCAGAACTTGGCAGACTACCTAGTCACCCTGAAGGACCACAGCTTTGCTTTGTCGCTTGAGGAATCAAGCCACATCATCACCCTTTGGCAGGCTCTTAGTGACTATGATAAGCAGCGCATGGTATATGCTCCACGTCATCAAGCCACTTTGAACAAGGGGCGCTTCAGGGTCACTAAGAAAATTGTAGCTCCAGGCGTGGAGTCCACAAGGCG GTGTTTTGTTGGAGCAAACAGCCCTGCACAGTGGCCAGACTGCAACAGAGTTGTGGAGGCAATCTTTGTCCGGCTGTGTATTACATTTCCAAACCCGAAAAACATCGGTGGGGTCAGGTTTGGAAGGTGGACCCTCATCTGTCGTGCTTACAAGCACATCAGGGAGTGCGTCTTGAGTAATGCACATGTGATGCAGGGGACCACCATCCAGCTACCAGAAGTGAATGCCACCACACTGTCAGAGTG gtactgCAGGCGGACTCGTTCACAGGAGTCTGATGTTCTTCATCAGGGCATCATGCCTCCAGAAGCACCAGTATCAGGTCCTACAACACAGCGGTCCACACCCCAGAAGGACAGTCTTGCCTCTCACCCCTCCACAGACAGCCCCCATGTCTTTGTCCTGCCCCCTGACACTGCGGGGACGGCAAAGTTGAAGAGACGTTTGACCTTCACATCAGGTCCAGCTTCATCTGCTCCACCTCAGCAGAACCTGCCTGCACCTCCCCAGTGTGTCTCCTACAGCATGCCTACTGATCCTGGATTTTGTTTGGTGTATGTAGTGCCAGGACCTGGTCCAGACAGCCATAGCCAAGTGGTGGCACAAGGAGTGACACACATTATGCCTGCTACCGCCAGCCACATTATGCCTGCTACCGCCAGCCACATTATGCCTGCTACCGCCAGCCATAGCCAAGGAGTGGCACACATTATGCCTGCTACCGCCAGCCATAGCCAAGGAGTGGCACACATTATGCCTGCTACCGCTGGATCCAGTCAGGGTGCGTTGGCAGTGACCCAGATGTCAGATGTGCCATACACGACACAGCAATACCGGAAGCGGAAATTGAAAAACGAGATGGCTGGTATAAAGACCCGCAAATATGTTCGCCACACCAGCGCTATAATTTGCAGGAGATGCCAAAAAGAGAGGAAGCCCCCCACACATCAACAGTACTTTGGCAACTGGTATTGTGAAGAAACTGACACCATGTCACTGGAGGATTGGAAGGCTATGCTGGTAGCACGGGGCTATGGAAAGAAGAAAGCCCCAAAATAA